A region of Ictidomys tridecemlineatus isolate mIctTri1 chromosome 4, mIctTri1.hap1, whole genome shotgun sequence DNA encodes the following proteins:
- the Svip gene encoding small VCP/p97-interacting protein has product MGLCFPCPGDSAPPTPDPAEKRAKLAEAAERRQKEAASRGILDVQSVEEKRKKKEKVEKQIATSGPPPAGGLRWTVS; this is encoded by the exons ATGGGGCTGTGTTTTCCGTGCCCGGGGGACTCCGCTCCTCCCACGCCCGACCCG gCAGAGAAAAGAGCAAAGCTTGCAGaggctgcagagagaagacaaaAGGAG GCTGCATCTCGGGGAATTTTGGATGTCCAGTCtgtggaagaaaagagaaagaaaaaggaaaaagtagaaaaacaaatagcCACATCTGGGCCCCCACCAGCAGGAGGACTTAGA tgGACAGTTTCATAA